A single Salminus brasiliensis chromosome 20, fSalBra1.hap2, whole genome shotgun sequence DNA region contains:
- the LOC140542366 gene encoding uncharacterized protein, producing MSRPKNKKVPLVSADLRTDSEYVERGSESGAPELDIITCRGSALSQNSQQLSAQSKGADASHASRENVSLRLQGGKHTMHSLLRNKTSGILKPLSPVIQQAPSILQCVGIISEQGSGVKISSQQEESQPPVFRRYNEVLLQEPPWRSLENQHRYRNQKLAPLCQQRNNFRGKVTLEYSERLHMQLKGKRLGEDRSGQEKDTLRFPPLAGIYSLEQTTSSQPSREKDGSLNSLGDKEVADTKAVYRASTWDSPNTFITRRDLSQFKKTTTRNVRRQT from the exons ATGTCCAGACCCAAAAACAAGAAAGTTCCACTGGTCTCTGCTGATCTAAG GACAGACAGTGAATATGTAGAGCGGGGAAGTGAAAGTGGAGCTCCAGAGTTAGACATAATCACATGTAGAGGCTCTGCTCTGTCACAGAACTCCCAACAACTCAGTGCTCAATCCAAA GGTGCTGATGCATCACATGCCAGCAGGGAGAATGTAAGTCTGAGACTGCAGGGAGGCAAACACACCATGCACAGCCTTCTCAGAAACAAGACCAGTGG TATCCTGAAGCCTCTGAGTCCAGTTATTCAGCAAGCGCCAAGCATTTTGCAGTGTGTTGGCATAATCTCAG agcAAGGCAGTGGTGTGAAGATCAGCAGTCAGCAGGAGGAGAGTCAGCCTCCTGTATTCAGACGCTACAATGAGGTGCTCCTCCAGGAGCCACCCTGGAGGTCTTTGGAGAATCAACACAGGTACAG AAACCAAAAACTAGCCCCACTGTGTCAACAAAGGAACAACTTCAGGGGCAAAGTTACACTGGAGTACTCCGAGCGTCTACATATGCAGCTTAAAGGTAAACGTCTAGGTGAGGACAGAAGTGGTCAGGAGAAGGACACACTCAGGTTTCCACCGCTAGCTGGAATCTACAGTCTAGAGCAAACTACCAGTTCCCAGCCTAGCAGAGAAAAGGATGGGTCTCTAAATAGCCTTGGGGACAAAGAGGTTGCAGATACAAAGGCTGTATACAGAGCCTCTACATGGGACAGTCCAAACACCTTCATTACTAGGAGGGATCTCTCCCAGTTCAAGAAGACAACCACAAGAAATGTTAGGAGGCAGACTTGA